A stretch of Geomonas oryzisoli DNA encodes these proteins:
- the glmM gene encoding phosphoglucosamine mutase, with the protein MKKLFGTDGVRGVANVYPMTAEMAMQIGRAAAYIFKNGKKRHRIVIGKDTRLSGYMLESALMAGICSMGVDVLLVGPLPTPGIANITSSMRADAGVVISASHNPFEDNGIKFFSRDGFKLPDETELMIEELIFSKRIDSLRPTAKEVGKAYRIDDAQGRFVVFLKSTFPKDLDLSGLKIVLDCANGAAYKVAPAVFEELGAEVIPIGVKPNGTNINADCGSLHPGVMSEAVKQHGADLGIALDGDADRVIFVDEYGNVVDGDKIMAICATDMLKQGTLKHNTLVATVMSNMGLDIAMKRAGGEVIKTAVGDRYVVEEMLKGGYNLGGEQSGHMIFLDHNTTGDGILSALQVLAIMQRRQKRLSELALVMHSLPQVLVNVRLPQKTDVMQIPEVAKVITDVEEKLKGEGRVLIRWSGTEPLLRIMLEGNDEATIRNWANEIAQTASAALGGENRG; encoded by the coding sequence ATGAAGAAGCTTTTCGGTACCGACGGGGTCCGCGGCGTGGCCAACGTCTACCCGATGACGGCGGAGATGGCCATGCAGATCGGGCGCGCCGCCGCCTACATATTCAAAAACGGCAAGAAACGTCACCGCATCGTGATCGGCAAGGACACCCGCCTTTCCGGTTATATGCTGGAGAGCGCACTGATGGCAGGCATCTGCTCCATGGGGGTGGACGTGCTCCTGGTCGGCCCGCTGCCGACGCCGGGGATCGCCAACATCACCTCGTCGATGCGTGCCGACGCCGGCGTGGTCATCTCCGCCTCGCACAACCCGTTCGAGGACAACGGCATCAAGTTCTTCTCGCGCGACGGCTTCAAGCTTCCCGACGAGACCGAACTGATGATCGAGGAACTGATCTTCTCCAAGCGCATCGACTCGCTGCGTCCGACCGCGAAGGAAGTGGGCAAGGCGTACCGCATCGACGACGCCCAGGGGCGCTTCGTTGTCTTTTTGAAGAGCACCTTCCCCAAGGATCTCGACCTCTCCGGGCTGAAGATCGTGCTCGACTGCGCCAACGGCGCCGCCTACAAGGTGGCCCCTGCGGTGTTCGAGGAACTCGGGGCCGAGGTGATTCCGATCGGCGTCAAGCCCAACGGCACCAACATCAACGCGGATTGCGGATCGCTGCACCCGGGGGTGATGAGCGAGGCGGTGAAGCAGCACGGCGCAGACCTGGGCATCGCGCTCGACGGTGACGCGGACCGCGTCATCTTCGTGGACGAGTACGGCAACGTGGTCGACGGCGACAAGATCATGGCCATCTGCGCCACCGACATGCTCAAGCAGGGTACCCTGAAGCACAACACCCTGGTGGCTACCGTGATGAGCAACATGGGGCTCGACATCGCCATGAAGCGCGCCGGCGGCGAGGTGATCAAGACCGCCGTGGGTGACCGCTACGTGGTCGAGGAGATGCTGAAGGGGGGCTACAACCTCGGCGGCGAGCAGTCCGGCCACATGATATTCCTGGACCACAACACCACCGGGGACGGCATCCTCTCGGCCCTGCAGGTGCTTGCCATCATGCAGCGGCGCCAGAAGCGGCTCTCCGAGCTCGCCCTGGTGATGCATTCCCTGCCGCAGGTGCTGGTGAACGTGCGCCTGCCGCAGAAGACGGACGTGATGCAGATCCCGGAAGTGGCCAAGGTGATCACCGACGTCGAGGAGAAGCTCAAAGGTGAGGGGAGGGTGCTGATCCGCTGGTCCGGCACCGAGCCGCTCTTGCGCATCATGCTGGAAGGCAACGACGAGGCGACAATCCGCAATTGGGCCAACGAGATCGCGCAGACCGCGTCCGCTGCCCTGGGAGGTGAGAATCGTGGCTAG
- a CDS encoding peptidylprolyl isomerase, whose amino-acid sequence MARAAASHILVATEEECVALKNQIEAGADFSEVARAHSLCPSGNQGGRLGEFGPGQMVREFDEVVFSGEVGKVLGPVKTQFGYHLILITSRTA is encoded by the coding sequence ATGGCACGAGCTGCAGCAAGTCATATATTGGTGGCAACCGAGGAAGAATGCGTCGCGCTGAAGAACCAGATCGAGGCGGGTGCCGATTTCAGTGAAGTCGCGCGCGCCCATTCCCTCTGCCCGTCCGGCAACCAGGGCGGACGCCTGGGAGAGTTCGGCCCTGGCCAGATGGTCCGCGAATTCGATGAGGTCGTCTTCAGCGGTGAAGTGGGCAAGGTGCTCGGCCCCGTGAAGACCCAGTTCGGCTACCACCTGATCCTGATCACCAGCCGCACGGCTTAG
- a CDS encoding pyridoxine 5'-phosphate synthase, which yields MARLGVNIDHVATLRNARGGVEPDPVAAAAIAELAGADQITIHLREDRRHIQDRDLKILRQTVKTRLNLEMAATDEMIAIALKVKPECCTLVPEKRAELTTEGGLDVRIHQDALKVAIEKLQAGGIIVSLFIDPDPDQIKAANKIGTDYIEIHTGSFADAPTWREENQELIKIENAVKLARKLEIGVNAGHGLNYTNVKKVAAIGGIEEFNIGHSIMSRAILVGLDRAVRDMSELVRYA from the coding sequence GTGGCTAGACTGGGAGTCAATATCGACCATGTGGCGACCCTGCGTAATGCGCGCGGCGGGGTCGAGCCGGATCCGGTGGCGGCAGCCGCCATCGCCGAGCTTGCCGGCGCCGACCAGATCACCATCCACCTGCGCGAGGACCGCAGGCACATCCAGGATCGCGACCTGAAGATCCTGCGCCAGACGGTGAAGACCAGGCTGAACCTGGAGATGGCGGCAACCGACGAGATGATCGCCATCGCGCTGAAGGTAAAGCCGGAGTGCTGCACCCTGGTCCCGGAGAAGAGGGCGGAACTGACCACCGAGGGGGGGCTGGACGTCAGGATCCACCAGGACGCGCTCAAGGTCGCCATCGAGAAACTGCAGGCAGGCGGCATCATCGTCAGCCTGTTCATCGATCCGGACCCGGACCAGATCAAGGCCGCCAACAAGATCGGCACCGACTACATCGAGATCCACACCGGTTCTTTCGCCGATGCGCCCACCTGGAGGGAGGAGAACCAGGAGCTGATCAAGATCGAGAACGCGGTGAAGCTGGCCAGGAAGCTCGAAATCGGTGTCAACGCCGGGCACGGGCTGAACTACACCAACGTGAAGAAGGTGGCGGCAATCGGCGGCATCGAGGAGTTCAACATCGGTCACTCCATCATGTCCCGCGCCATCCTGGTCGGCCTGGACCGCGCCGTGCGGGACATGTCCGAGCTGGTGCGGTACGCATAA